A genome region from Megalobrama amblycephala isolate DHTTF-2021 linkage group LG16, ASM1881202v1, whole genome shotgun sequence includes the following:
- the LOC125249078 gene encoding protein Smaug homolog 2, translating to MMFRDQVGILTDWFKSWNECEQTVALLSLLKRVSRTQARFLHICLDHWLADCTEIHILEAEANNAAIVSQWQQEPKEKAVSLLLSHLPLLQPRNSEAKCEYMNLLQKVLSHTIESSLFVEESRQLLSYALIHPATTLDDRNSLAMWLNHLEEHLSSRPPPPGPYHHARQGSDEWPCSAESLEPSYSWQEKLPSTCSSPAGQNGHMPFPGTGGVTSPVNSGGNSGLPGQLQPSPLKPSMSLTPANQPACSSDWLNQEEGVGCQGVAGAEHAPLSPQSSVASSGSEQTEEQSNTRNTFQEDGSGMKDVPAWLKSLRLHKYASLFSQMTYEEMMILTEQHLESQNVTKGARHKIALSIQKLRERQSLLKSLEKDILEGGNVRNALQELQQIIITPIKVYTPPTAAQKEVEPGVTPVDKAANPGEEKDTEGFQTHNPPACDGESSSAPISDGDIAGQFTRVMGKVCTQLLVSRPDEENISCYLQLIEKCLTHEAFTETQKKRLLSWKQQVLKLLRLFPRKTMMDSGVYRRGWPAYGSNSLPTAGSVSAGLGRRGQRPFQMPPRGAPPPGRMGLMTAGGLTGASPRHSLANPAAVSAQGRQNLWFGNPGGSNSMPSQSRSSVQRTHSLPVHTSPQTMLLFQQQECQVPGTDLEINPTLESLCLSMTEHALGDGMDRTSTI from the exons ATGATGTTCCGGGACCAAGTGGGGATTTTGACAGACTGGTTTAAGAGCTGGAACGAGTGTGAACAGACGGTGGCGCTGTTGTCATTGTTGAAGCGTGTTTCTCGGACACAGGCCCGGTTTCTGCACATCTGTCTGGACCACTGGCTGGCCGACTGCACAGAGATACACATACTTGAGGCAGAAGCCAACAATGCAG cCATCGTCAGTCAATGGCAGCAGGAGCCGAAGGAGAAAGCCGTGTCTCTCCTGCTATCCCATCTCCCCCTGCTGCAGCCACGGAACAGCGAAGCCAAGTGTGAATACATGAACCTCCTGCAGAAGGTCTTGAGCCACACTATCGAGAGCAGCCTGTTCGTGGAGGAGAGCCGGCAGCTGCTTTCCTACGCCCTCATTCACCCCGCCACCACCCTCGATGACCGCAACTCTCTGGCCATGTGGCTCAATCACCTGGAGGAACACCTGTCGTCCCGGCCGCCTCCGCCCGGACCGTACCATCACGCCCGGCAGGGGTCAGACGAGTGGCCCTGTTCGGCCGAGTCGCTGGAGCCGTCGTACTCCTGGCAAGAGAAGCTGCCATCCACATGCAGCTCGCCGGCCGGACAGAACGGACACATGCCTTTCCCCGGCACGGGTGGCGTGACCTCGCCTGTCAACAGCGGCGGCAACTCGG GACTGCCCGGTCAGTTGCAGCCCAGCCCACTGAAGCCCTCGATGTCACTCACACCTGCCAATCAGCCAGCCTGCAGCTCTGACTGGCTGAACCAGGAGGAGGGTGTTGGATGTCAGGGCGTGGCCGGAGCAGAACACGCCCCCCTGTCGCCCCAGAGCAGCGTTGCATCGTCAGGCAGCGAACAGACGGAGGAACAGAGCAACACACGCAACACGTTTCAGGAGGATGGGAGTGGAATGAAAG ACGTCCCAGCCTGGCTGAAGAGTCTTCGTCTGCATAAATACGCATCGCTATTTTCTCAGATGACGTATGAAGAGATGATGATTCTCACAGAGCAACATCTGGAGTCGCAG AACGTGACAAAGGGAGCTCGACATAAGATCGCTCTGAGCATACAGAAACTTCGAGAACGACAGAGCCTCCTGAAATCTCTTGAAAAG GATATTCTGGAAGGCGGGAACGTTCGGAATGCTTTGCAAGAGCTTCAGCAGATCATCATCACGCCAATCAAAGTTTATACCCCGCCCACTGCTGCCCAGAAGGAGGTGGAGCCTGGAGTTACACCTGTCGATAAAGCAGCCAATCCCGGCGAAGAGAAGGACACCGAGGGCTTCCAGACCCACAATCCTCCAGCGTGTGATGGAGAGTCCTCATCGGCACCCATCTCTGACGGAGATATCGCGGGACAGTTCACGCGTGTGATGGGGAAAG TTTGTACGCAGCTGTTGGTGTCCAGACCGGACGAGGAGAACATCAGCTGTTACCTGCAGCTCATTGAGAAATGTCTTACGCACGAG GCGTTCACAGAGACGCAGAAGAAGCGACTGTTATCGTGGAAACAGCAGGTGCTGAAGTTGCTCCGCCTCTTCCCGCGGAAAACCATGATGGACAGCGGCGTGTACCGGAGAGG GTGGCCGGCGTACGGATCCAACTCTCTGCCCACAGCTGGATCTGTGAGCGCAGGTTTGGGCAGACGGGGGCAGAGGCCCTTCCAGATGCCCCCGCGAGGAGCTCCGCCACCCGGCCGCATGGGGCTGATGACTGCCGGCGGTCTGACCGGAGCGTCGCCCCGACACTCGCTCGCCAACCCCGCGGCCGTCAGCGCACAGGGTCGACAG AACCTGTGGTTCGGGAATCCTGGAGGCAGTAACAGCATGCCGAGCCAGAGCAGAAGTTCTGTGCAGAGAACTCATTCTCTTCCTGTTCACACGTCTCCACAGACCATGCTTCTGTTCCAACAACAAG AATGCCAAGTTCCGGGGACAGATCTGGAGATTAACCCCACGCTGGAGTCTCTGTGCCTCAGCATGACAGAGCATGCCTTAGGAG